In the genome of Neisseria animaloris, one region contains:
- a CDS encoding N-6 DNA methylase: protein MADINKEIVRLFQSFGTTYRVADLFRDFIEVTAIVLINQYAFDDKWEKRENRYHEIRKQYAESDFKRFSEILGVLIVEIHNHREQGLFADILGCLYMDLGLGNPNSGQYFTPYNISKLMAAIVNQDLAEKLKTEPFVSVLEPTCGSGANVIAFAENVRSLGYTPAQHMAAIRIDIDALCVWMCFIQCQLYRIPAKIVHGNSLTNEFWAAWCTANWILGGFGQAMADRISAAKKEAAESTENPITVIPQRMFTLEEQLVLF, encoded by the coding sequence ATGGCCGACATCAATAAAGAGATTGTCAGACTGTTTCAGTCGTTTGGTACAACCTATCGGGTTGCGGATTTATTCAGGGATTTTATTGAAGTAACCGCTATTGTATTGATTAACCAATACGCATTTGACGATAAGTGGGAAAAAAGAGAGAACCGTTACCACGAAATCCGCAAACAGTATGCGGAAAGCGATTTTAAGCGGTTTTCTGAAATATTAGGCGTATTGATTGTTGAAATCCATAACCATAGAGAACAGGGCTTATTTGCCGATATTTTAGGCTGCCTGTATATGGATTTAGGTTTGGGCAACCCAAACAGCGGGCAATATTTTACGCCTTACAACATCAGCAAACTGATGGCGGCCATTGTTAATCAGGATTTGGCCGAAAAGCTGAAAACCGAGCCATTTGTAAGCGTTTTAGAGCCTACCTGCGGAAGCGGGGCGAACGTGATTGCTTTCGCCGAAAACGTCCGTTCACTTGGCTACACACCTGCACAGCACATGGCCGCTATCAGAATTGATATTGATGCCTTGTGCGTTTGGATGTGTTTTATCCAATGCCAGCTTTACCGTATCCCCGCCAAAATCGTGCATGGCAACAGTTTGACGAACGAATTTTGGGCGGCTTGGTGTACTGCCAATTGGATACTCGGCGGCTTTGGACAGGCAATGGCGGACAGAATATCCGCCGCCAAGAAAGAAGCAGCAGAAAGCACAGAAAATCCGATTACGGTAATTCCGCAGCGCATGTTTACGCTTGAGGAACAGCTTGTTTTATTTTGA
- a CDS encoding phosphoglycerate kinase, translating into MGLDMYGYTMRAEFAGDRQTDVMPKTDEEREQAQLTDIAYWRKFNHLHGWMENLYREKGGQDEVFNCRTVRLELEDLERLEQALDNNELEYTPGLFFGGEEVYPEDIEDTKKFIAAAREAIANGLAVFYDSWW; encoded by the coding sequence ATGGGATTGGACATGTACGGCTACACCATGCGTGCCGAGTTTGCGGGCGACCGACAAACCGATGTGATGCCGAAAACCGATGAAGAGCGCGAGCAAGCGCAGCTAACCGACATAGCCTACTGGCGTAAATTCAACCACCTGCACGGGTGGATGGAAAACCTGTATCGCGAAAAAGGCGGGCAAGACGAAGTGTTTAACTGCCGAACGGTAAGGCTGGAGTTAGAGGACTTGGAACGCTTAGAACAGGCGTTAGACAACAACGAACTGGAATATACACCGGGCCTTTTCTTCGGCGGCGAGGAGGTATACCCCGAAGATATAGAGGATACCAAGAAATTTATTGCAGCCGCCCGCGAAGCCATAGCAAACGGCTTGGCAGTCTTTTATGACAGTTGGTGGTAA
- a CDS encoding type II toxin-antitoxin system PemK/MazF family toxin, which translates to MTYIPEKGDIIHLRFDPASGKEMQGDHFALVVSAKAFNKAMGLVFACPISQGKAEAARGMLSSLLGAGTHTQGNIHCHQLKSLDWKARKAALKEKVPDYVVQDVLSRIEAILELD; encoded by the coding sequence ATGACGTATATCCCGGAAAAAGGCGATATTATTCATCTCCGATTTGACCCGGCATCAGGAAAGGAAATGCAGGGAGATCATTTTGCTTTGGTGGTATCGGCCAAAGCATTTAACAAAGCGATGGGACTGGTTTTTGCCTGTCCCATTTCACAAGGCAAAGCCGAAGCCGCTAGGGGAATGCTTTCCAGCCTGCTCGGAGCCGGAACCCATACTCAAGGTAATATTCATTGCCACCAGCTCAAATCACTGGATTGGAAGGCACGAAAAGCAGCATTGAAAGAGAAGGTTCCCGATTATGTGGTGCAAGATGTATTATCCCGCATTGAGGCTATTTTGGAACTTGATTGA
- a CDS encoding AbrB/MazE/SpoVT family DNA-binding domain-containing protein — protein MKLQKWGNSAAVRFPKEIISQLGLQIGDELQTEVRGQTIVIKAVKRPRYKLSELLSEMQGDTSRVEGWEEMPDVGKEIAE, from the coding sequence ATGAAGTTACAAAAATGGGGAAACAGCGCGGCAGTGCGCTTTCCCAAAGAGATTATCAGCCAGCTCGGTTTGCAAATTGGTGATGAACTGCAAACCGAAGTCAGAGGGCAAACGATCGTGATTAAGGCAGTGAAACGGCCACGATATAAGCTGTCGGAATTGCTGTCAGAGATGCAAGGTGATACCTCTCGTGTTGAAGGGTGGGAAGAAATGCCGGATGTTGGCAAGGAGATTGCCGAATGA
- a CDS encoding Cro/CI family transcriptional regulator, which produces MMLTKDVIDFYGTKIAVARALGISPSAVTQWKEIVPEKQAYRIQRMTGGKLKINPRLYQVQEVLKAKKP; this is translated from the coding sequence ATGATGCTTACGAAAGATGTTATCGACTTTTATGGAACTAAAATCGCGGTAGCAAGGGCGTTAGGTATTAGCCCTTCAGCAGTTACTCAGTGGAAAGAGATAGTCCCCGAAAAACAGGCATATCGCATTCAAAGGATGACGGGTGGTAAACTAAAAATAAATCCCCGTCTATATCAAGTACAAGAAGTCTTAAAAGCAAAGAAGCCGTAA
- a CDS encoding LexA family protein has translation MDLIVQMKTIGERIRKLRKDMNLTQQDLAKKLKDVSHVAISQWESNTTKPNAENLYELSVLFGCDFGWLLKGGEGDTTNAKLISSITATQIPLLSYDDIRNLDVATPFIPITGDFIMSELKNSESTFAFTLKGDSMANEFLEGDTIFIDIAVKPEPGEFVLARVGDDVLFRKYKIDNIGQFSLQPLNLDYPTISSNEAEIQIIGILVEHRIYRRKR, from the coding sequence TTGGATTTGATTGTGCAGATGAAAACTATCGGTGAGCGAATTCGTAAACTTAGAAAAGATATGAATTTGACCCAACAAGATTTGGCGAAAAAATTGAAGGATGTATCCCACGTTGCTATCTCACAGTGGGAATCAAATACAACCAAACCTAATGCTGAAAATTTATATGAGTTGTCAGTTTTATTTGGTTGTGATTTTGGTTGGCTTTTAAAAGGCGGTGAAGGAGATACTACAAACGCAAAACTAATCTCAAGCATTACCGCCACACAAATTCCTCTTTTGAGCTACGATGACATTAGAAATCTTGATGTTGCAACTCCTTTTATACCAATAACAGGAGACTTCATCATGAGTGAACTGAAAAATTCAGAATCAACATTCGCTTTTACTTTAAAAGGCGATTCAATGGCTAACGAGTTTTTAGAAGGAGATACTATTTTCATTGATATTGCTGTGAAACCCGAGCCTGGCGAGTTTGTATTAGCACGAGTTGGAGATGATGTATTGTTCAGAAAATATAAAATTGACAATATTGGGCAGTTCAGTCTTCAGCCATTAAATCTTGACTACCCAACTATCTCTTCAAATGAAGCAGAAATTCAGATCATCGGAATATTAGTTGAGCATAGAATTTATCGAAGAAAAAGATGA
- a CDS encoding TrbM/KikA/MpfK family conjugal transfer protein: MKKIFAVSAAVAAFVSFPAQASDVLTGDTRLACEAVLCLSSGDRPSECEPSIRRYFSIKHKRLHKTLQARKDFLNLCPSSHEGQMPDLVNALVNGAGRCDASELNRVMRSTYTVQKYVPHGKGGRDGWYDTVHISYVKNSKPSYCRAYFDHEWTTTGDKVKYVGTEKEGGRWVDVK; encoded by the coding sequence ATGAAGAAAATTTTTGCAGTTTCGGCGGCGGTTGCCGCTTTTGTTTCATTCCCTGCTCAGGCATCCGATGTATTGACGGGTGATACCCGCTTGGCCTGCGAAGCTGTTTTATGTTTATCCAGCGGAGACAGGCCGTCTGAATGTGAACCGTCTATCAGGCGGTATTTCTCCATCAAACATAAACGCTTACACAAAACTTTGCAGGCGCGTAAGGATTTCTTAAATCTTTGTCCGTCGAGCCATGAAGGGCAAATGCCTGATTTGGTAAACGCATTGGTCAACGGTGCCGGCCGTTGTGATGCAAGCGAATTGAATCGTGTAATGAGATCAACCTATACCGTCCAAAAATATGTGCCTCACGGTAAAGGTGGACGAGACGGTTGGTATGATACGGTACACATCTCATACGTCAAAAATTCAAAACCCAGTTACTGCCGGGCATATTTCGACCACGAATGGACGACTACCGGCGACAAAGTCAAATATGTTGGCACTGAAAAAGAAGGCGGTCGTTGGGTAGATGTGAAATAG